The DNA window TTCGATCTCACTGATACGTCCCTGAAACTGGGCGAAACTTCGGTCCGCTTTGAGTTCCGGGTAGTTCTCTGCCACCGCAAACAGCGACTTCAGAGTTGAAGTCATCATGTTGTCGGCTTTGGCTACATCTCCAACCGACTTGGCATCAAGAAACGCTGTTCGGGCTTGAGTTATCTTGGTAAGAACACCCTCTTCGTGTTTCATATACCCCTTGACTGAACTCATCAGTTTTGTCAACTCGTCGTGACGCTGTTTCAAGAGCACGTCGATATTGCTCCAGGCCTTCTGGATATTGTTTTTCAATCGCACCAGGGAGTTGTAGACACCGATCAACCAACCAATGATTACGATTACTACCAGTAGGATTCCAACACCGATAACTGTCCAAAGCATTTCCATATTATCAACCTCCTGAGACAATTCCCATAGCCATGAAGAGCAGCAGGACACCTGTAACCAGAAAGATGCCACCAATGATCAAGCACATCAGCATTGTCTTCTTTATGTTCTTAAGAACAGCTTTCTCGCTCTTGTCCGAGATGATGAATGTCTTTTCGTTCTTGCCACGTTTGATCACAATGTTTCCGGGGGTATCGGGACTATTTGCCGCTGTACCCAGCACAAACAGGCCATCGCCCGGTTCGATATAATACTCATAGTACTTGCGGTCCCCAACATTCGTGACTTGAAGACCTTTTCGCTCTTCCATCGGTTGAAGCGGATCCCCTTCAAGGAGGAGCGAGGTGGTGTCGTTCGGGTTGAAAGTCTTGAGTGCCTTGACGATTCGAGGGATAGATTTGAGGGATGCAAGAAATCCCTGTCCCTTCTGGTAAAACACTTTTTTGTGAGTGACCACAAACTCCGCCTTGTCAGGTTCCACCAACGCCGTGCCTGTTTCGTCCTTGGCAATAAAGGGTACACTCCTGTCGCCTGACCCAACCACTTCCCATTTTCTTGTAGAGCCGGATTTTTTTGAAGAACTCGATTGACGATACTCCTTGATCTCGAATTTGTAGTAAACGCATTCTGTTTGAGAAAATGGAGATTTGATAAGTTTGTCCGCTTCAACATGGCCGTGGATTTCGATAACACCCATAGCCATCGACTTGATCTTGGAACGCGGAATATCACGAATGAGGCGATACTTCCGCATCTTGATAAACCCCAGGAAAAAGGTAAAACCGCCGATCAGAACAAACGCTGCAGCCATGAGATAGTCTTCAGTGCTTGTCATCCCTCGTTCCTCGCAATGGAGTTATTAATTCTCTATTATATCTAGCTGCATTGGCGATGTCCAGTTGTAAATATTCCTTAGTCAGGAGACGACAAGTTCTCTTGTGCGATGAGATCAACGATGACAGACCGAGACAATGTTCAGCTAACCGTCAATCTCGCCAAGCAATGGAACAAAACGAACTTCATAGAGAACTTCCTGCTCAATGCCGGTGGGAGTCCTGACCAGTCCGAGCAAGTCCTGCCGTCCGGTTGTGCCTCTATCAACGGGGATCACCATCCTCCCCCCCTCCACCAATTGGTCACATAATGTTTGGGGTATAGCAGGTGCTGCGGCTGTGACTATGATCGCGTCGAAGGGAGCGGCCTCGGGCCAGCCTTCCGAACCGTCGCCAAGCATTGTCTGAACAGAAGCATAGCCCAGTCGATTCAGTCGAGCCTGGGCGTCTTCCAGCAATCCGGCTATCCGCTCAATAGAAAAGACGTGGGGGGTTATTTCGGACAGGACTGCGGTTTGGTATCCGCACCCCGTACCAACTTCAAGGGCCTTGCTTTCGGGGTCAAGGCGTAGGTATTCGGTCATAGACGCTACAATATATGGCTGAGAGATTGTCTGCCCCCGACCAATCGATACTGGACCATCATGGTAAGCCTTGTCCTGAGATTGCTCTGGAATAAACAGGTGGCGTGGCACGGTTCGCATGGCATCCAGCACGGCCTTGTTTCGAATCCCCCGACGGACCATTTGCTGGTCAACCATCCGCAGACGACGTGCGATGAAATCTGCATCATCGGGGTTGTTCATATTCTCGTCTTTTGTCATACCGTCTCGCATTAGTCCTGTGAAACAGTATGGTAATCAGAAAATTATCCTGCAACAAATAGTATTGGCAGTCGAACTGGGTAATATCTTTAGAAGTGTGTAAAAGACAAAAGGTGTATCCTAGAGTTTTCAATGACCCACAAAGGAGACACCTAATGCCTTATCGAGAATTGAATTTCGACAGTCACA is part of the Candidatus Zixiibacteriota bacterium genome and encodes:
- a CDS encoding LemA family protein; its protein translation is MLWTVIGVGILLVVIVIIGWLIGVYNSLVRLKNNIQKAWSNIDVLLKQRHDELTKLMSSVKGYMKHEEGVLTKITQARTAFLDAKSVGDVAKADNMMTSTLKSLFAVAENYPELKADRSFAQFQGRISEIEEQIADRREFYNDSVNTFNIRIEQIPDMFVARMLGYTRKDLFEVDESDRRDVEVQF
- a CDS encoding E3 ubiquitin ligase family protein produces the protein MTSTEDYLMAAAFVLIGGFTFFLGFIKMRKYRLIRDIPRSKIKSMAMGVIEIHGHVEADKLIKSPFSQTECVYYKFEIKEYRQSSSSKKSGSTRKWEVVGSGDRSVPFIAKDETGTALVEPDKAEFVVTHKKVFYQKGQGFLASLKSIPRIVKALKTFNPNDTTSLLLEGDPLQPMEERKGLQVTNVGDRKYYEYYIEPGDGLFVLGTAANSPDTPGNIVIKRGKNEKTFIISDKSEKAVLKNIKKTMLMCLIIGGIFLVTGVLLLFMAMGIVSGG
- a CDS encoding protein-L-isoaspartate(D-aspartate) O-methyltransferase, which codes for MNNPDDADFIARRLRMVDQQMVRRGIRNKAVLDAMRTVPRHLFIPEQSQDKAYHDGPVSIGRGQTISQPYIVASMTEYLRLDPESKALEVGTGCGYQTAVLSEITPHVFSIERIAGLLEDAQARLNRLGYASVQTMLGDGSEGWPEAAPFDAIIVTAAAPAIPQTLCDQLVEGGRMVIPVDRGTTGRQDLLGLVRTPTGIEQEVLYEVRFVPLLGEIDG